In Desulfuromonas sp. KJ2020, a single window of DNA contains:
- a CDS encoding diacylglycerol kinase: protein MKPSGWIQSVNCAIEGIIWAARSQRHMRYHFVAALVLLFLALFFQVTALEFILLAFAVTLVLFAEMINTALEVFVDLVSPQYHPLAGRVKDVAAGAVLIASIGAVVMGYLALSHYLFPVLGQGLSLLGHPPGELAVVSVLVVTILVVLLKALLGKGTPLHGGMPSGHAAISFSIATSIVLAQVGPVIALLTLGLAVMVSQSRLLLKIHTLREVVAGALLGAGVTWLLFWLFA, encoded by the coding sequence ATGAAGCCTTCCGGGTGGATTCAGAGCGTCAACTGCGCAATCGAAGGGATTATCTGGGCAGCCCGTTCCCAGCGACACATGCGCTATCACTTTGTCGCGGCGCTGGTGCTGCTCTTTCTGGCCCTGTTTTTTCAGGTGACGGCCCTTGAGTTCATCCTGCTCGCCTTTGCCGTCACCCTGGTGCTCTTCGCCGAAATGATCAATACGGCCCTGGAAGTCTTCGTCGATCTCGTCTCGCCCCAATATCATCCCCTGGCCGGCCGGGTCAAGGACGTCGCCGCCGGCGCCGTGCTTATCGCCAGTATCGGGGCGGTGGTCATGGGGTATCTGGCCTTGTCCCATTACCTCTTCCCTGTGCTGGGCCAGGGGCTGAGTCTGCTCGGACACCCTCCGGGGGAGCTGGCCGTGGTGTCCGTGCTGGTGGTCACCATTCTGGTGGTTCTGCTCAAGGCTCTGTTGGGCAAGGGAACGCCCCTGCACGGCGGCATGCCCAGCGGACATGCGGCGATCTCCTTTTCCATTGCCACCTCCATCGTGCTGGCCCAGGTCGGTCCGGTGATTGCCCTGCTGACTCTGGGGCTGGCGGTCATGGTCAGCCAGAGCCGTCTGCTTCTTAAGATTCACACGCTGCGCGAGGTGGTGGCCGGTGCCCTGCTGGGGGCCGGTGTGACCTGGCTGCTGTTCTGGCTTTTTGCCTGA
- the eno gene encoding phosphopyruvate hydratase, whose amino-acid sequence MSEIIDIYAREILDSRGNPTVEVEVYLESGAMGRAAVPSGASTGEREALELRDGDKGRYLGKGVTKAVDNVNEIISEALVGWEASDQAGIDRKLLELDGTDFKSNLGANALLGVSMACAKAAAEEAGLPLYQYIGGANAKELPLPMMNIINGGAHADNNVDIQEFMIMPAGADSFKEALRMGAEIFHALKKVLKAKGYNTAVGDEGGFAPDLKSNEEALQVIMEAIKEAGYVAGEDILLALDVASSELFKDGKYHLENEKQPVKTAAELVDFYEDLVNRYPIISIEDGMAENDWDGWKLLTERLGQRIQIVGDDLFVTNTRILKEGIEKGIANSILIKVNQIGTLTETLEAIEMAKRAGYTAVVSHRSGETEDTTIADLAVATNAGQIKTGSLCRTDRICKYNQLLRIEDELDEVALFSGKGVFYNLRKK is encoded by the coding sequence ATGAGTGAAATTATCGACATCTATGCCCGGGAAATTCTCGATTCCCGTGGAAATCCCACCGTTGAAGTGGAAGTATACCTCGAAAGCGGCGCCATGGGGCGGGCGGCCGTACCCAGCGGCGCTTCCACCGGGGAACGGGAAGCCCTCGAACTGCGGGACGGTGACAAAGGGCGCTATCTGGGCAAAGGGGTCACCAAGGCCGTCGACAACGTCAACGAGATCATCTCCGAAGCCCTGGTCGGTTGGGAGGCCTCAGACCAGGCCGGCATCGACCGCAAACTGCTCGAACTCGACGGCACCGATTTCAAGAGCAATCTCGGCGCCAACGCCCTGCTCGGGGTCTCCATGGCCTGCGCCAAGGCCGCGGCCGAAGAAGCAGGCCTGCCGCTTTACCAGTACATCGGCGGCGCCAACGCCAAAGAACTGCCCCTGCCCATGATGAACATTATCAACGGCGGCGCCCATGCCGACAACAACGTCGACATTCAGGAATTCATGATCATGCCCGCCGGGGCCGACTCTTTTAAAGAGGCGCTGCGCATGGGCGCTGAAATATTCCACGCCCTGAAAAAAGTGCTCAAGGCCAAAGGCTACAATACGGCCGTCGGCGATGAAGGCGGCTTCGCCCCTGACCTCAAGAGCAACGAAGAAGCCCTGCAGGTCATCATGGAAGCCATCAAGGAAGCCGGTTATGTGGCCGGCGAGGATATCCTACTGGCCCTGGATGTCGCCTCCTCCGAGCTGTTCAAGGACGGCAAATACCATCTCGAAAACGAGAAGCAGCCCGTCAAGACGGCTGCCGAACTGGTCGATTTCTACGAAGATCTGGTCAACCGCTACCCCATCATCTCGATTGAGGACGGCATGGCCGAAAACGACTGGGACGGCTGGAAACTGCTGACCGAACGCCTGGGCCAGCGCATCCAGATCGTCGGCGACGACCTTTTCGTGACCAACACGCGTATCCTTAAAGAGGGCATCGAGAAAGGGATCGCCAACTCCATCCTCATCAAGGTGAACCAGATCGGCACTCTGACCGAAACCCTCGAAGCCATCGAGATGGCCAAACGGGCCGGGTACACCGCGGTCGTTTCCCACCGCAGCGGCGAGACGGAAGACACCACCATCGCCGACCTGGCGGTGGCTACCAACGCCGGCCAGATCAAAACCGGCTCCCTCTGCCGCACCGACCGCATCTGCAAATACAACCAGCTGCTGCGCATCGAGGACGAGCTTGACGA
- a CDS encoding HD family phosphohydrolase: MTKNERKNESPPRKAKGLATGFRFSLEERYVRMLLLFALAVLLTVVIIPKGGFVPDYYAPGDIASRDIKAPRDMLIPDLELTEKKRQEAHDATLALYDFDPKAGQEIFDRLLQALKAIQGAKGKAGEFESLLKEVEGLVGISLSADEVRALSDLSPLEVYQVPLRNILIQTLNRQVVGNLQLFEADREKGIVIRDLMSQKEAPGQNLDQVIGLGEAQDFARSKLKTLDGVSEKDRTLVFAVIQKLLRPNLTFNKSETEARKRKAAEEVKPVLFQVKKGEMIVREGEKVTTDQIKKLRALRELGGDLSVFRMGLGMLGGIALLIVAAHSFAQVNIRKYRPRTRDFLFLTAAFLGLFLLIKIAIFISTALETSFPYIESPTYYYVFPFAVGAILVRIVLNSEIALIFTLVFSVLMGLLFGNSLFITMYTLVGSLTGAHWVRQCKQRTTLYRAGLWVSIANALMILALHFMAGRAMDIQLLYKLGFGLAGGFFCAVIVTGTVPLVEHLFKYTTDIKLLELANMNTPVLRELMIQAPGTYHHSIIVGNLVEAAAEAINANPLLARVAAYYHDIGKIRKPLYFVENIGNLENKHDKLAPSMSALILMAHVKDGVELAREIKLGDPLVDIIRQHHGTALIKFFYDKAKSKEDPGVQQVDEREYRYPGPKPQTREAALIMLADAVEAASRTLTDPTPARIQGMVQKIINNIFIDGQLDECELTLKDLHNIAKSFNRILSGIFHHRIDYPEPAFKERDKDPSKRKNVEDTDREPPKEAKDKEAGPAKSGSEDLKRLGMS, translated from the coding sequence ATGACTAAAAACGAACGTAAAAACGAGTCGCCCCCCCGAAAGGCGAAGGGGCTGGCCACTGGATTCCGATTTTCCCTGGAGGAGCGCTATGTCCGTATGCTGCTTCTCTTTGCGCTGGCCGTACTGCTGACCGTGGTCATTATCCCCAAGGGGGGATTCGTCCCCGATTACTACGCGCCGGGGGATATCGCTTCGCGGGATATCAAGGCGCCTCGGGACATGCTGATCCCCGACCTGGAACTGACCGAAAAAAAGCGACAGGAAGCCCATGATGCCACCCTGGCTCTGTACGACTTTGATCCCAAGGCCGGCCAGGAGATTTTTGATCGTCTCCTGCAGGCCCTGAAGGCCATTCAGGGCGCCAAGGGAAAGGCTGGTGAATTCGAGAGCCTGCTTAAGGAGGTCGAAGGGCTTGTCGGCATCAGTCTGAGCGCTGATGAAGTGCGCGCCCTGTCCGACCTTTCTCCTCTGGAGGTGTACCAGGTCCCCCTGCGTAATATCCTTATCCAGACCCTGAACCGTCAGGTAGTCGGTAATCTGCAGCTCTTTGAAGCCGACCGGGAGAAGGGAATCGTCATTCGCGACCTGATGAGCCAGAAAGAGGCGCCCGGACAGAATCTCGATCAGGTAATCGGGTTGGGTGAGGCTCAGGATTTTGCGCGTTCCAAGCTCAAAACCCTTGACGGCGTGTCGGAAAAAGACCGAACCCTGGTCTTTGCCGTTATTCAGAAACTGCTGCGTCCCAACCTCACCTTCAACAAGAGCGAGACCGAGGCGAGAAAACGCAAAGCCGCCGAGGAGGTCAAGCCCGTCCTTTTTCAGGTGAAAAAAGGCGAGATGATTGTGCGCGAGGGCGAGAAGGTTACCACCGACCAGATCAAGAAACTCAGGGCGCTGCGTGAACTGGGGGGAGATCTGAGCGTTTTTCGCATGGGCCTCGGCATGTTGGGGGGAATTGCCCTGCTCATCGTGGCCGCCCACAGCTTCGCCCAGGTCAACATTCGCAAATACCGCCCCAGAACGCGGGATTTTCTCTTTCTCACGGCGGCTTTTCTGGGTCTGTTTCTCCTGATCAAGATCGCCATCTTTATTTCCACCGCCCTGGAAACGTCTTTCCCGTACATCGAGTCGCCGACCTACTACTATGTTTTTCCTTTCGCCGTCGGCGCCATTCTGGTCCGTATCGTGCTCAACTCGGAAATCGCCCTGATTTTCACCCTGGTCTTTTCCGTGCTGATGGGCCTGCTGTTCGGCAACAGCCTCTTCATCACCATGTACACCCTGGTCGGCAGCCTTACCGGCGCGCACTGGGTGCGCCAGTGCAAACAGCGTACGACCCTCTATCGGGCCGGCCTGTGGGTCTCCATCGCCAACGCCCTGATGATTCTGGCCCTGCATTTCATGGCAGGGCGGGCCATGGATATCCAGCTCCTCTACAAACTCGGTTTCGGCCTGGCCGGCGGTTTCTTCTGCGCGGTGATCGTGACGGGCACCGTGCCGCTGGTGGAGCACCTTTTCAAATATACGACCGACATCAAGCTGCTGGAATTGGCCAACATGAATACACCGGTTCTGCGGGAGCTGATGATTCAGGCGCCGGGAACCTACCATCACTCCATCATTGTCGGCAACCTGGTGGAGGCTGCCGCCGAGGCCATCAACGCCAATCCCCTGCTGGCCCGAGTGGCCGCCTACTACCACGACATCGGCAAGATCCGCAAACCGCTCTACTTTGTGGAAAATATCGGCAATCTGGAGAACAAGCATGACAAGCTGGCCCCATCCATGAGCGCCCTGATCCTTATGGCCCATGTCAAGGACGGTGTCGAGCTGGCCCGTGAAATCAAATTGGGTGACCCGTTGGTGGATATCATCCGCCAGCATCACGGCACCGCCCTGATCAAATTCTTCTACGACAAGGCCAAGAGCAAGGAAGATCCCGGTGTGCAGCAGGTGGACGAGCGCGAATACCGCTACCCCGGGCCCAAGCCGCAGACGCGGGAAGCGGCCCTGATCATGCTGGCGGACGCGGTGGAGGCGGCCAGCCGCACCCTGACCGATCCGACACCAGCCCGTATTCAGGGGATGGTGCAGAAGATTATCAACAACATTTTCATCGACGGCCAGCTGGACGAATGCGAACTGACCCTCAAAGACCTCCACAATATCGCCAAGAGCTTCAACCGCATACTGTCCGGCATTTTTCATCATCGCATCGACTATCCCGAGCCTGCGTTCAAGGAGAGGGATAAAGATCCGAGTAAAAGGAAAAACGTTGAAGATACAGATCGAGAACCGCCAAAAGAGGCAAAAGATAAGGAAGCTGGACCTGCGAAAAGTGGCTCGGAAGATCTTAAGCGTCTCGGGATGTCCTGA
- a CDS encoding PhoH family protein, translating to MRKRFVAEDQRLANLLFGQQNKNLKQVERSLGVRIGSRGLELTIEGERSQVDLAVRLMAELHALLQEDYPLYPTDIDYAVRILSSDSKASLKSIFLDTIFVSARKKIISPKSLAQKQYIDAIRTHDIVFGIGPAGTGKTYLAMAMAVSFLLKKEVSRIVLVRPAVEAGEKLGFLPGDLAEKVNPYLRPLYDALFDMMGIDKGQELIAQGIVEVAPLAFMRGRTLNDAFVILDEAQNTTTEQMKMFLTRLGFGSRAVVTGDKTQIDLPAGRLSGLVQAADFLQGIDGIFLQYFSDRDVVRHPIVQSIVQAYDRATRGAVSQRVAEKD from the coding sequence ATGCGAAAGAGGTTCGTCGCTGAGGATCAGCGCCTGGCGAACCTCTTGTTCGGTCAACAGAATAAGAATCTGAAGCAGGTAGAGCGTTCTCTGGGGGTCCGTATTGGCTCCCGGGGGCTGGAGCTCACCATCGAAGGGGAGAGGTCTCAGGTCGACCTTGCTGTCCGGTTGATGGCGGAACTGCACGCCCTGCTGCAGGAGGATTATCCCCTGTACCCTACGGACATCGATTACGCTGTCCGCATCCTCAGCAGTGACTCCAAGGCTTCCTTGAAGTCCATCTTCCTGGATACCATTTTCGTTTCCGCCCGTAAAAAGATCATCTCCCCCAAGAGTCTGGCGCAAAAGCAGTATATTGACGCCATTCGGACCCATGACATCGTTTTCGGTATCGGTCCGGCCGGCACGGGAAAGACCTATCTGGCCATGGCTATGGCGGTCTCCTTTTTGCTCAAGAAAGAAGTCAGCCGCATCGTGCTCGTTCGCCCGGCCGTGGAAGCTGGAGAAAAGCTCGGGTTTTTGCCGGGAGATCTGGCCGAAAAAGTGAACCCCTATCTGCGCCCCCTTTACGACGCTCTTTTCGATATGATGGGGATCGACAAGGGTCAGGAACTTATCGCGCAGGGGATTGTCGAGGTGGCGCCTTTGGCTTTCATGCGGGGAAGAACCCTCAATGACGCTTTCGTCATTCTGGATGAAGCTCAAAACACGACCACCGAACAGATGAAGATGTTTCTGACCCGCCTGGGGTTCGGCAGTCGCGCGGTGGTGACCGGCGACAAGACGCAGATCGATCTTCCCGCCGGTCGTCTCTCGGGACTGGTGCAGGCCGCCGATTTCCTGCAGGGAATAGATGGTATATTCCTGCAGTATTTTTCAGACCGTGATGTCGTTCGTCATCCCATCGTCCAGAGTATTGTGCAGGCCTATGATCGGGCCACCAGGGGTGCTGTTTCTCAACGGGTCGCGGAAAAGGACTGA
- the lysS gene encoding lysine--tRNA ligase — protein sequence MEELNDLLLQRRTKIDDLRQQGVNPYANDFPVAHTSADVMAAHEGQDAEALKDCPQHYTLAGRIMARRDFGKAAFIQVQDRKGRLQVYVGRDTVGEEAFEQFRRLDIGDIVGFSGKPFRTKTGELSVRAEQIRILTKSLLPLPEKWHGLTDLETRYRQRYLDLMVNPEVREVFQKRTRIIRLIREYMEQHDFLEVETPMMQPIAGGATAKPFVTHHNTLKMDLFLRIAPELYLKRLVVGGFERVFEINRNFRNEGISIQHNPEFTMMEFYQAYATYRELMDFTEKLICHVAQEVVGSLVFTYGGREVNLTAPWDRLTLKESIVKYGKIDPAILEDRDRSLAYAKSLGLELDDQIGFGKLLTEIFDEVVEPNLWNPTFITEYPTEVSPLSRKNEQNPEVVDRFELFIVGRELANAFSELNDPVDQKDRFTKQLAEKEAGDEEAHAMDEDYVRALEYGLPPTAGEGIGIDRLVMLLTDSASIRDVILFPQLRRESK from the coding sequence ATGGAAGAACTGAACGATCTGCTGCTTCAGCGGCGTACGAAGATAGACGACCTGCGTCAGCAGGGGGTCAACCCCTACGCCAATGATTTTCCGGTGGCCCATACCTCCGCTGACGTGATGGCCGCCCATGAAGGCCAGGATGCCGAGGCGTTGAAAGACTGCCCGCAGCATTACACGCTCGCCGGCCGCATCATGGCCCGCCGTGATTTCGGCAAGGCTGCTTTTATCCAGGTGCAGGATCGCAAAGGCCGCCTGCAGGTCTATGTCGGCCGCGATACGGTGGGGGAAGAGGCCTTTGAACAGTTTCGGCGCCTCGATATCGGCGATATCGTCGGCTTTTCCGGCAAGCCTTTCCGGACCAAGACCGGCGAGCTGTCCGTCCGCGCCGAGCAGATTCGCATCCTGACCAAATCCCTGCTGCCGTTGCCGGAAAAGTGGCATGGCCTGACTGATCTCGAGACTCGCTATCGCCAGCGCTACCTCGACCTCATGGTCAACCCCGAGGTCCGGGAGGTCTTCCAGAAACGCACGCGCATCATCCGCCTTATCCGTGAATACATGGAGCAGCACGACTTCCTCGAAGTCGAAACCCCCATGATGCAGCCCATTGCCGGCGGCGCCACGGCCAAGCCTTTCGTCACCCACCACAACACCCTCAAGATGGATCTCTTTCTGCGCATCGCTCCCGAGCTCTACCTTAAGCGACTGGTGGTCGGCGGTTTTGAGCGCGTCTTCGAGATTAACCGCAATTTCCGCAACGAGGGAATCTCCATCCAGCACAACCCCGAGTTCACCATGATGGAGTTCTATCAGGCCTATGCCACCTACCGGGAACTGATGGATTTCACCGAGAAACTCATCTGCCATGTGGCTCAGGAAGTGGTCGGCAGCCTGGTCTTCACCTACGGCGGCCGTGAGGTGAATCTGACGGCGCCCTGGGATCGTCTGACCCTGAAGGAGTCCATCGTCAAGTACGGGAAGATCGATCCGGCCATTCTTGAGGACCGCGATCGTTCCCTGGCCTATGCCAAGAGTCTGGGCCTTGAACTCGACGATCAGATCGGCTTCGGCAAGCTGTTGACCGAGATTTTCGACGAGGTCGTCGAACCCAACTTGTGGAACCCGACGTTTATCACCGAATATCCCACCGAGGTCTCGCCCCTGTCCCGGAAAAACGAGCAAAACCCGGAGGTCGTGGACCGTTTCGAACTGTTCATCGTTGGCCGGGAGCTGGCCAACGCCTTCTCCGAGCTCAACGATCCGGTCGATCAGAAGGATCGTTTCACCAAACAGCTTGCCGAAAAAGAGGCCGGCGACGAGGAGGCGCATGCCATGGATGAAGACTATGTCCGCGCCCTCGAATACGGCCTGCCGCCCACAGCCGGTGAAGGGATCGGTATTGACCGCCTGGTGATGCTGCTCACTGATTCCGCCTCGATCCGCGACGTGATCCTCTTCCCCCAACTGCGGCGGGAAAGCAAGTAA
- the lnt gene encoding apolipoprotein N-acyltransferase, whose translation MSRMKHLLPDRVTVISALSGGLLALSFPRPSLSLLAWVALVPLFLVMDKRPFRSGFAAGMAFFGVVLYWLNIVMTTYGRLAPVFSLVAYLLLVAYLSLFFATVTWAACRLREKSGLSIALTLPVLWVALEFVRSFLLSGFPWASLGYSQNHLLVMQSADLFGLYGISFLLVLSNALLAQTLGRRGLGLFAALPWRAWGVFFLLLGLNLGYGYFRLQAFDRPPEKVLRVGLIQGNIDQSLKWDPAYQAETVALYGQLSRQAGKDDLDLIIWPESATPFYFQEGEKLAAQVAAVPVDTEAFLLFGSPAYQVVNRSFRYLNSAFLLDAQGETLGRSDKVHLVPFGEYVPFGAYLPFIDKLVVGVGDFSPGIISPLPMNGARLGTLVCFEGIFPELARDYVRRGSDLLVNITNDAWFGRSSAPYQHLAITRFRAIENRVWVARAANTGISAVISPLGVIDRQTPIFERGYLNAEVGLGSTPTVYTRYGDVGPVLALILSAFWLLRTRRKMRG comes from the coding sequence ATGAGCCGGATGAAGCATCTGCTGCCCGATCGGGTGACGGTGATATCGGCGCTCTCCGGCGGTCTGCTGGCTTTGTCTTTTCCTCGTCCTTCCCTGTCTCTGCTCGCCTGGGTGGCTTTGGTGCCGCTCTTTCTGGTCATGGACAAAAGGCCCTTCCGGAGCGGTTTTGCCGCAGGAATGGCCTTTTTTGGGGTGGTTCTCTACTGGCTCAATATCGTCATGACCACCTACGGAAGGCTGGCCCCAGTTTTTTCCCTGGTCGCCTATCTGCTGCTGGTCGCCTATCTGTCCCTTTTTTTTGCGACCGTCACCTGGGCGGCCTGCCGCCTGCGCGAAAAGAGTGGTTTGTCTATCGCACTGACCCTGCCCGTGCTGTGGGTGGCGCTAGAATTTGTCCGCTCTTTTCTGCTTTCCGGCTTCCCCTGGGCCTCCCTCGGTTATTCCCAGAACCATCTGCTTGTCATGCAGTCGGCGGATCTTTTCGGACTCTATGGAATCAGCTTTCTGCTTGTTCTGAGCAATGCCCTGCTGGCGCAAACCCTGGGGCGTCGCGGCCTGGGGCTTTTTGCGGCTCTGCCCTGGCGTGCCTGGGGGGTCTTTTTTCTGTTGCTGGGGCTGAATTTGGGGTACGGCTATTTTCGTCTGCAGGCCTTTGATCGCCCCCCCGAAAAGGTACTGCGGGTCGGGCTGATTCAGGGAAATATTGACCAGTCACTTAAGTGGGACCCGGCCTATCAGGCTGAAACGGTGGCCCTGTACGGCCAGCTGTCCCGGCAGGCGGGCAAGGACGACCTCGACCTGATTATCTGGCCCGAAAGTGCCACCCCCTTCTATTTTCAGGAAGGAGAGAAGCTGGCGGCGCAGGTCGCGGCAGTGCCGGTGGACACCGAGGCTTTCCTGCTGTTCGGCAGCCCCGCCTATCAGGTTGTCAACCGCTCTTTCCGCTATCTCAACAGCGCTTTTCTGCTCGATGCGCAAGGCGAAACCCTCGGCCGCAGCGACAAGGTCCATCTGGTGCCCTTCGGCGAATATGTCCCTTTCGGCGCTTATCTGCCTTTCATCGACAAACTGGTGGTGGGTGTCGGGGATTTTTCTCCCGGCATCATCAGCCCTCTGCCCATGAACGGCGCCCGCCTTGGCACGCTCGTCTGCTTTGAGGGGATCTTTCCGGAATTGGCTCGCGACTACGTACGCCGAGGTAGTGACCTGCTGGTCAATATTACCAACGACGCCTGGTTCGGTCGCTCTTCCGCCCCTTATCAGCACCTCGCCATAACTCGTTTCCGGGCCATCGAAAACCGCGTCTGGGTGGCGCGGGCCGCTAACACCGGCATTTCAGCGGTAATCTCACCCCTCGGCGTCATCGACCGGCAGACCCCGATTTTCGAAAGGGGCTATCTCAATGCAGAGGTCGGTCTGGGCAGTACACCTACCGTCTATACCCGCTACGGCGATGTTGGTCCCGTCCTGGCCCTGATTCTTAGCGCCTTCTGGCTCTTGCGTACCCGCCGGAAGATGCGCGGTTGA
- the ybeY gene encoding rRNA maturation RNase YbeY, producing the protein MRKVARKILSVSGCPDAELSIVILSDEEIREVNRDYLHKDRPTNVISFAMQEGEGAGLNPLLLGDVLISADTAARDAAEADVSFESELYFLLIHGILHLLGYDHERGTEEQAKLMEAKEREIFAVIRKEFLAA; encoded by the coding sequence CTGCGAAAAGTGGCTCGGAAGATCTTAAGCGTCTCGGGATGTCCTGACGCCGAACTCTCCATCGTCATTCTCTCGGATGAAGAGATCCGCGAGGTCAACCGCGATTATCTGCACAAGGACCGCCCCACCAACGTGATCTCTTTTGCCATGCAGGAGGGGGAGGGCGCCGGGCTGAATCCCCTGTTGCTCGGCGACGTCCTCATCTCTGCCGACACGGCCGCCCGCGATGCCGCCGAGGCCGACGTGAGTTTTGAGAGCGAGCTGTATTTCCTCCTGATCCACGGGATTCTGCATCTGCTCGGCTACGATCATGAGCGTGGCACCGAGGAACAGGCCAAACTCATGGAAGCAAAAGAACGGGAAATATTCGCCGTCATCCGGAAAGAGTTCCTGGCGGCGTGA
- the prfB gene encoding peptide chain release factor 2 (programmed frameshift): protein MFRDEKEGLKEIKLKLEELRRYLDVDTKKERIAELEAEIAQPDFWNRGEQAQERLKERNSLQKWVDAWEEAAQELEDLQVLVELGEAEEDEATLQEIKGILPDLQQKVAKMEFARMLSGEHDANNAIVSINAGAGGTEAQDWAEMLLRMYLRYCERKGFRTEITDYQPGDEAGVKGATFNVEGEYAYGYLRAEMGIHRLVRISPFDANARRHTSFCSVFVFPELSDDIEIEINEKDLKVDTYRASGAGGQHVNKTDSAIRITHIPSGIVVACQNERSQHKNRAVALKQLKARLYEMEVSKKEEEASVIAGEKKEIGWGSQIRSYVLHPYRLVKDHRTGYEVGNTDAILDGELDDFIEAYLLSKK from the exons ATGTTTCGTGATGAAAAAGAGGGACTCAAAGAGATCAAGCTCAAGCTCGAAGAGCTGAGGAGGTATCTT GACGTTGACACCAAGAAAGAACGCATTGCCGAGCTGGAAGCGGAAATAGCCCAGCCCGATTTTTGGAACCGGGGAGAACAGGCCCAGGAACGCCTCAAGGAGCGCAACTCTTTGCAGAAATGGGTCGACGCCTGGGAGGAAGCGGCCCAGGAACTGGAGGATCTCCAGGTACTGGTGGAACTTGGCGAAGCCGAGGAGGACGAGGCGACCCTGCAGGAAATCAAAGGAATACTCCCCGATCTGCAGCAAAAAGTCGCCAAGATGGAATTTGCCCGCATGCTTTCTGGCGAGCATGACGCCAACAACGCCATCGTCAGCATCAATGCCGGCGCCGGCGGCACCGAAGCCCAGGATTGGGCCGAAATGCTGCTGCGCATGTACCTTCGTTACTGCGAGCGCAAAGGGTTCCGCACCGAGATCACCGATTATCAGCCCGGCGACGAAGCCGGGGTCAAAGGAGCCACTTTCAATGTCGAAGGGGAATACGCCTACGGTTACCTGCGGGCCGAAATGGGCATCCACCGCCTGGTGCGCATTTCTCCCTTTGATGCCAACGCCCGTCGTCATACCTCCTTCTGTTCGGTCTTTGTCTTTCCCGAGCTCTCCGACGATATCGAGATCGAGATCAACGAAAAAGACCTGAAGGTCGACACCTACCGGGCCAGCGGCGCGGGCGGCCAGCACGTCAACAAGACCGATTCGGCCATCCGCATCACCCACATTCCTTCCGGTATTGTGGTGGCCTGCCAGAACGAACGCTCCCAACATAAGAACCGGGCCGTCGCCCTCAAGCAGCTCAAGGCCCGTCTCTATGAGATGGAGGTGAGCAAGAAGGAAGAGGAGGCTTCGGTCATCGCCGGCGAAAAGAAGGAAATTGGCTGGGGAAGCCAGATCCGCTCCTATGTGCTCCACCCCTACCGGCTCGTCAAGGATCATCGAACCGGCTACGAGGTGGGCAATACCGACGCGATTCTGGATGGGGAGCTGGACGACTTTATCGAAGCCTATCTTTTGAGTAAAAAATAA
- a CDS encoding transporter associated domain-containing protein, with amino-acid sequence MDDDSPHDKPPSWVTGLRGLLFGRRRPMTEKDLQDIIEQSEEEGLINEGEGDMLHSIFEFGDTIVREVMVPRTDMVCCSLTASLDELLEAIISSGHSRIPIYEGSNDRIVGMVYAKDLLRFWGRSSEDLDIAQVMRTPFFVPETKNIEDLLQDFRSRRVHIAIAIDEYGGTSGLITIEDLLEEIVGDIQDEYDLEEDWLVEEDESTVLVDGRLNIEEIEEHFDIEIPRDKFDTVGGYVFNLLGRIPVRGEELRDGDLHMTVVECDSRKIGKVRVYRESSEFLQESGE; translated from the coding sequence GTGGACGATGACAGTCCCCATGACAAACCGCCTTCGTGGGTGACAGGCCTTCGCGGCCTGCTGTTCGGTCGCCGGCGGCCCATGACCGAAAAAGATCTGCAGGACATTATCGAACAGTCCGAAGAAGAAGGGCTGATCAACGAAGGGGAGGGGGACATGCTCCACTCCATCTTCGAGTTTGGCGACACCATCGTGCGCGAGGTCATGGTGCCGCGCACCGATATGGTCTGCTGCAGTCTGACGGCGAGCCTCGATGAACTGCTGGAGGCCATCATTTCCTCAGGGCATTCGCGTATTCCCATCTACGAAGGGAGCAATGATCGCATCGTCGGTATGGTTTACGCTAAAGACCTTTTACGTTTTTGGGGGCGTAGCAGCGAAGATCTCGACATTGCGCAGGTGATGCGCACACCCTTCTTCGTGCCGGAAACCAAAAACATTGAAGACCTTTTGCAGGATTTCCGCTCGCGGCGGGTCCATATTGCCATCGCCATCGATGAATACGGCGGGACCTCCGGACTGATTACCATCGAAGACCTGCTGGAAGAGATCGTTGGTGACATCCAGGACGAGTATGATCTGGAGGAGGACTGGCTGGTCGAAGAGGATGAGTCGACTGTTCTTGTTGACGGCCGCCTGAATATTGAGGAAATCGAAGAGCATTTCGATATCGAGATTCCTCGGGACAAATTCGATACCGTTGGCGGCTATGTTTTCAACCTGCTTGGGCGCATCCCGGTGCGCGGGGAGGAGTTGCGGGACGGCGATCTGCACATGACGGTGGTCGAGTGTGATTCACGCAAAATCGGCAAGGTGCGCGTTTACCGGGAGTCTTCCGAATTTCTGCAGGAAAGCGGCGAATGA